A section of the Bacillus pumilus genome encodes:
- the yhbY gene encoding ribosome assembly RNA-binding protein YhbY, with amino-acid sequence MLKGKQKRFLRAKAHHLSPIFQVGKGGVNDNMTKQISEALEVRELLKVSILQNCDEDKTEVAKALVKGTKAELVQTIGNVIVLYKESKENKQIKLP; translated from the coding sequence ATGTTAAAAGGGAAACAAAAACGTTTTTTGCGTGCAAAAGCACATCATTTATCACCTATTTTTCAAGTAGGAAAAGGCGGGGTAAATGACAATATGACCAAGCAGATTTCCGAGGCGCTTGAAGTAAGAGAATTATTAAAGGTCAGCATATTACAAAACTGCGACGAGGACAAAACGGAAGTTGCGAAAGCACTTGTCAAAGGTACAAAAGCTGAACTTGTTCAAACGATCGGAAATGTGATTGTCCTTTATAAAGAATCGAAGGAAAACAAACAAATTAAGCTGCCGTAA
- a CDS encoding SGNH/GDSL hydrolase family protein: protein MKKYVVLFILICVAAGCSKPEQESVIAFGDSNTKGSNWDFRDYPTSEKWVNLMKNVERGQIQVKNAGIGGQTTEDAKLRFEQDILKQKPTYVLIMFGTNDAAILDGKHPRVTKKRFKENITYFISESRKAGITPILMTCVPVVEGGKKGLYYYSRYKSSYFAERGGARAWQNSYNDITREIAKDQQVPLVDNWKAFIREAGEDSDNALIQSGLIDPSGNHMTPKGARIIYNEIKERDVIKHF from the coding sequence ATATGTTGTCCTTTTCATCCTGATTTGTGTCGCTGCTGGGTGCTCAAAACCAGAACAAGAAAGTGTCATTGCATTTGGTGACAGCAATACAAAGGGATCAAACTGGGACTTTCGAGATTATCCAACATCTGAAAAATGGGTGAATCTCATGAAAAACGTCGAGCGCGGTCAAATTCAAGTGAAGAACGCAGGAATTGGCGGGCAGACGACTGAAGATGCGAAGCTGCGCTTTGAGCAGGATATTTTAAAGCAGAAACCAACTTACGTCCTCATCATGTTCGGGACGAATGATGCGGCGATTTTAGACGGGAAACATCCCCGAGTGACGAAAAAAAGATTTAAAGAAAACATAACCTACTTCATTTCTGAGAGTAGAAAAGCAGGCATTACCCCGATTCTCATGACCTGTGTACCTGTTGTAGAAGGCGGAAAAAAGGGCTTGTATTATTACTCTAGGTATAAGTCATCTTATTTTGCTGAGAGAGGCGGGGCAAGAGCTTGGCAAAATTCCTATAATGACATCACGAGAGAAATAGCCAAGGATCAGCAAGTACCGCTTGTCGACAACTGGAAAGCGTTCATCCGAGAAGCTGGTGAAGATAGTGATAATGCGCTGATTCAGTCAGGTTTGATCGACCCTTCTGGCAATCATATGACGCCAAAAGGGGCAAGAATTATTTATAACGAAATCAAAGAACGTGATGTCATTAAACATTTTTAA
- the yqeH gene encoding ribosome biogenesis GTPase YqeH gives MEKVVCIGCGVAIQTEDKDQLGYAPAASLLKEDVICQRCFRLKNYNEIQDVSLTEDDFLNILHSIGETDSLIVKVVDIFDFNGSWINGLSRIVGGNPILLVGNKVDILPKSVKKDRLVHWMKREAKENGLNPIDVFLISASRGQGVPEVMEAIDHYREGRNVYVVGCTNVGKSTFINRIIKEVSGEENVITTSQYPGTTLDAIEIPLDDGSALFDTPGIINRHQMAHYVSKNDLKILTPKKELKPRTFQLNEAQTLYFGGLARFDYVKGGRTSFVCYMPNELNIHRTKLENADDLYEKHAGELLSPPSKEGMEDFPPLVPHTFTIDQPKMDIVFSGLGWITANDAGKQIKVYAPKGVHVFLRRSLI, from the coding sequence ATGGAAAAGGTTGTTTGTATTGGCTGCGGTGTAGCCATTCAGACGGAAGATAAAGATCAATTAGGATATGCGCCGGCAGCATCTCTATTGAAAGAAGATGTAATCTGTCAGCGCTGTTTTAGGTTAAAGAACTACAATGAAATACAAGATGTTTCTTTAACAGAAGACGACTTTTTAAATATATTGCACAGCATCGGAGAGACAGATTCTCTGATTGTCAAGGTCGTTGATATTTTTGACTTTAACGGAAGCTGGATTAATGGGCTGAGTCGTATTGTCGGTGGTAACCCGATTTTACTTGTCGGCAACAAAGTAGATATTTTACCGAAATCCGTGAAAAAAGATCGTTTGGTTCATTGGATGAAACGGGAAGCGAAAGAAAACGGATTGAACCCGATCGATGTGTTCTTAATCAGTGCAAGCAGAGGTCAAGGCGTACCTGAGGTGATGGAAGCGATCGATCATTACCGCGAAGGAAGAAATGTCTATGTCGTCGGCTGTACGAATGTTGGGAAATCCACATTTATCAATCGAATCATCAAAGAAGTATCTGGCGAAGAGAACGTGATCACCACATCCCAGTATCCAGGTACAACACTTGATGCCATTGAGATTCCGCTTGATGACGGATCTGCTCTATTTGATACACCGGGCATTATCAACCGTCATCAGATGGCGCACTATGTCAGCAAAAATGACTTGAAGATCTTAACGCCGAAAAAAGAATTAAAACCGAGAACGTTCCAATTAAACGAAGCACAAACGCTTTATTTTGGCGGGCTTGCTCGATTTGATTATGTAAAAGGCGGCAGAACATCATTTGTCTGCTATATGCCAAATGAGCTGAACATACACAGAACAAAGTTAGAAAACGCAGATGATTTATATGAAAAACATGCAGGGGAATTGCTATCACCGCCATCAAAAGAGGGGATGGAAGATTTTCCACCACTCGTTCCGCATACCTTTACCATAGATCAGCCGAAAATGGATATCGTTTTCTCAGGCTTAGGATGGATCACGGCAAATGATGCAGGTAAGCAAATCAAAGTCTATGCGCCAAAAGGCGTGCATGTGTTTTTGAGACGTTCGTTAATTTAA
- the aroE gene encoding shikimate dehydrogenase has protein sequence MKPLYGVIGNPVGHSMSPDIHNAALKDAGIDGHYHGFQVENNDLKDAINGMKALGISGFNVTVPHKVDIMQYLDKIDVTAERLRAVNTVRLEEGQLVGYNTDGEGFLHSLLEALDQPLTELSFLLIGAGGAARAIYTTIADYAPKSFDITNRTIEKAEALIKSADGNITSSAITLKTAEEQLGEYDVIIHTTSIGMHPNVEETPISLANAKKTAVVCDIVYNPIETKLLREAAGLGLKTVDGVGMFVGQAARAFELWTGITPDVRKMKSIVIQKLGGTPC, from the coding sequence TTGAAACCATTATACGGAGTAATCGGTAACCCTGTTGGCCATTCAATGTCTCCGGATATTCATAATGCAGCATTAAAGGATGCTGGAATTGATGGACATTATCACGGCTTTCAAGTAGAAAATAATGACCTGAAAGATGCGATTAACGGTATGAAAGCCTTAGGAATCAGCGGCTTTAACGTCACTGTTCCGCACAAGGTAGACATCATGCAGTATCTGGACAAAATTGATGTCACAGCTGAACGCCTGCGTGCCGTCAATACGGTGCGGCTTGAAGAAGGTCAACTCGTTGGGTACAACACAGATGGAGAGGGCTTTCTTCATTCACTGCTCGAAGCCTTGGATCAGCCATTAACAGAGCTTTCATTTCTCTTAATTGGTGCTGGAGGAGCGGCAAGAGCCATTTATACGACAATCGCTGACTATGCACCGAAAAGCTTTGATATCACCAACCGCACCATTGAAAAAGCTGAGGCTTTAATTAAAAGTGCAGATGGGAACATCACTTCTAGTGCCATTACATTAAAGACGGCGGAAGAGCAGCTTGGGGAATATGATGTCATCATCCATACGACCTCAATTGGTATGCACCCAAATGTTGAAGAAACCCCGATTTCTTTAGCAAACGCAAAAAAAACAGCGGTTGTTTGTGATATTGTGTATAATCCAATAGAAACAAAGCTGCTCAGAGAAGCAGCCGGGTTAGGTTTAAAAACAGTAGATGGTGTCGGCATGTTTGTTGGACAAGCAGCTAGAGCCTTTGAACTGTGGACAGGCATCACGCCTGACGTAAGAAAAATGAAGTCAATTGTCATACAGAAATTAGGAGGAACACCATGTTAA
- a CDS encoding YqeG family HAD IIIA-type phosphatase encodes MLKKYFLPDEFVKSIFHISPQKLKERNVKGIITDLDNTLVEWDRPSATPRLIEWFQEMKDHGIQVTIVSNNNEKRVKLFSEPVHIPFIYKAKKPMGRAFNKAVSDMQLKKEDVVVIGDQLMTDVLGGNRHGFHTILVVPVAASDGFFTKFNRQIERRILGALKRKGHIQWEEE; translated from the coding sequence GTGCTAAAGAAGTATTTCTTACCGGATGAATTTGTGAAAAGCATTTTCCACATTTCACCGCAAAAACTAAAAGAACGAAATGTAAAAGGAATTATTACCGATTTAGATAACACACTAGTAGAATGGGATCGTCCAAGTGCGACGCCCCGCTTAATTGAATGGTTTCAAGAAATGAAGGATCACGGGATACAAGTGACGATTGTATCGAACAATAATGAAAAAAGGGTCAAGCTTTTTTCTGAACCAGTTCATATCCCGTTTATTTATAAAGCGAAAAAACCGATGGGAAGAGCTTTTAATAAGGCTGTCTCCGATATGCAATTGAAAAAAGAAGATGTGGTGGTGATTGGGGATCAGCTCATGACCGATGTTCTAGGCGGGAACCGTCACGGCTTCCATACAATTTTGGTTGTCCCTGTTGCTGCTTCAGACGGATTTTTCACTAAGTTTAACAGGCAGATTGAACGCAGAATTTTAGGAGCCTTAAAGCGTAAGGGCCACATTCAGTGGGAGGAAGAGTAA
- a CDS encoding sporulation histidine kinase inhibitor Sda yields the protein MKKLSDDLLIESYYKANEMNLNRDFIELIETEMKRRSLGHMLSVSS from the coding sequence ATGAAAAAGCTGTCAGATGATTTACTTATAGAATCGTACTATAAAGCAAATGAAATGAACTTAAATCGCGACTTCATTGAATTAATTGAGACAGAAATGAAAAGACGTTCGCTCGGGCACATGCTCTCTGTTTCCTCTTAA